The Mugil cephalus isolate CIBA_MC_2020 chromosome 21, CIBA_Mcephalus_1.1, whole genome shotgun sequence genome includes the window GGCGAGCACATCTACACACTGGATACACCAGCACAGGTGATAAACTACGGATACAAGAGGAAAACTGGTTTAATAAGTTAGATGAATTATGGTTATTCTCAAGCTTTACTCACTTAATGTTAGAAGTCTCATCTAATAGTAACTCAGTCTCTTGTTCTGTAATTCTTCTAATGTAAATCTAATGGTACATTCACGAGGCTCCTTAGTAaagtaaatagtaaaataatgGTGATGCATTTGAAACTCGCGAGGCTGACCTTCCCGTTTATGTACCTTGGATTGTACTCTACAACGTGTCTCCTTCTTTACACTGCAGCGCCCCATCACTACGCTCTGCTGGGGTCACAGGGACTCTCGTCTGTTCTTGGCTTCGGGCCCGGCGCTCTACGTTGTTCGAGTGGACCACCGCGTCGCCACCCTGCAGCTACTCTGTCAGCAGGGCATCGCCACGGCAGtgaaggaagagaaggatgTCGCCAAACTCACCATGCCTTCGCGCCTCTGTTCTTACGTCACTGCCGCTTTTGTCCCCACCATCAAGGTAACTCATGGCAGGAGGGGTTAAACAgaggaattaaaacaaaaaaaaagcagagaataTCTTatatgatgatgtttttttctcatgagAAGTTTCTAAACTTTACTACGACTTCACTTTTCCAGCCCCCCATCCCCGACCCCAACAATATGCGCGATTTTGTGAGCTACCCGACGTCTGGGAACGAGCGTCTGCACTGCACCATGAAGCGTACGGAGGACAATCCTGAGGTGGGGGGACCCTGCTATACTCTGTATCTGGAGTACCTTGGAGGTCTGGTGCCTATCCTCAAGGGCCGACGGATAAGTAAACTGCGCCCTGAGTTCGTCATCATGGATCCCAAGACTGACGGGAAGACAGGTGGGATGGGAATGAGTTTCCTCCTTAAAATATAGAGCTAGAATAGCTAATAATGTGAAGCTCTGGATTGAATACTCTTGTACAAATACTCTTCTTGACTTTCATGTTCGTATTAATTGAGCTATTACTGCCCCCTTTCTGACAGACTTGGATTTTTATTGGTGTCCAAATGTCCTTTTCATTGTTGTAAATTTATAgtagataaataataaacctaAATGCAATTCCTTTGAGACACATTTCTGACATCGTCTTGTAGTTTTCCATAGTTTCTTGAGTTGGCACCCAAGTATAACAGTATGTTTCAGTCACATGAGCCACAGAGGGCCCATGTTAATTAAAAGCTGCTTAATGGGGGCTTTGATGGCCTCTAGGTTCCTCATAAATCAACCTTCTCCCTACCCACGCAGTGATAAATGAAGCCAGCCATGAAATGGTTCCAACCCATTCACACTTTAATACCCATCAAATAAATTAGCTTAAACCTAAACTGGAGCAACAGCGGTCGTTTAAGAGGCTGACGAGAGGGGAAAGGAGACgaattaaaaccacaaagacaatggatttttaaatgtttcttcatGGAACATGGTTCTAGCGGCATCATGTATTGTTAAACATGTCTTCGGGTTGTTAAAGTAGatttcaaaatgtctgctggaTTGCCAAGATAATCTCCAAGTCTGCAATTTCGTCATCCATTTCAAACAGCAAGATTATGACCGTTTGTAGGTCACATACCTACAAATGATAGAAGTTAGCTCCTTACCTCAGAACTGCACATTCAATCAAAAGGAACTCCTCTTTTCACACATCATCctgataattattttatttttttgtctcgtcCAGATGAGATATATGGCAACAGCCTGATATCTGCCATGATTGACAGCTGTAACTGCTCTGACTCGAGCGACATTGAGCTGAGCGATGACTGGGTTGGGAAGAAGTCTCCGAAGATATCCAGGGGTAGCAAATCGCCCAAACTGCCCAGGTAACTAGACATGTGATCTGCCCCGTGCACTGTTCTGTTCTTTAATGGAACATTTAAATCTCTGACCCATCCACAGCGTGGATCCACGTGAAATGGGAAAAGAGGAGTCTGGTCTTCTGCAAGTTTTTCCACAGAATACAACATTAGTTGGAGTCAAGAGGTTTTAGCATTTATTTGCCAATGGAGTCTTTTTGAAAAACCATTAATTTCCCACATAAATTTGAGTAATTTAACGTTTAAAGAGCTAGGTTTAATTTGTTCATTAAAGAACCGCATTTATGCCCGCACAATGAAGTACCagactttcattttaattgtgtatTGAATGTTAGCAATAAAATAGTCCAGCATCCAGTGGTAATAATCCCTTTCCTGTTTAGATtaactatactatactatactatactatactatactatactatactatactataccatACTAACTCTTTTCTTAGTTGATGACTTTCAGTGGAAGGCTATATGATTGCTTTTTGTTTCACTGCATGCCTAAaccttctttttatttgctaCCCTTTCTGTAGAGACTTAGTTTGTCCCTTTACCAACAGGATCAACATCGATCCCAGAAAATCGCCCAAACTGTCCCGTGCCACGCAGGAGATCTCCAGGTCGCCGCGGTTACCCATACGGAAACCCTCAATTGGGTCCCCCAGTCTAACACGGAGGGAGTTTCCTCTAGATGACATCACTCAGGTAAATGTCTTTTTAGCTGAGTGACAGGCCAGTGAGAAGGGGGATTGTGGGATTTATCACTCTGAATGTGTTTGCAGGgccatgttttatatatttaattatatattttcctTCCTGTCTTGCAGCAAAATTATCTCGCTCAGGTCACATCTAATATTTGGGGAACTAAGTTCAAGATAGTGGGGCTGGCCACATTCTTGCCAACCAATCTTGGTGCAGGTAACCaatcatcacttttatttttggcaaATTGAACAGTATTATCTGtggagtgttttttatttttaattttttaaaattattactCTATTTCTCTCCCCTTTTAGTTATATATAAGACAAGCCTCCTCCATCTGCAGCCCAGACAGATGACCATCTACCTGCCAGAGGTGCGAAAGATCTCTATGGATTACATCAATCTGCCCGTCTTCAGCCCCAATGTTTTCAGTGAAGATGAAGACGACCTGCCTGTCACAGGCCCTGCTGGTAGCGCAGATGACAACCCACCCTGCACCGTCAACATCCCTATTGCTCCCATCCATAGTCCGGCCCAGGCCATGTCCCCCGCCCAAAGCATTGGTCTTGTCCAATCACTCCTAGCCAATCAGAATGTCCAGTTGGATGTCCTGACCAATCCCACAGCATCCCCTGCTGGTGCAGCTGCCAGTGGGTCAGACCAAAACCAGGACAATATCCTGACAACACAGTACACGGTCCCCACCAGGTATTCCAGTCCAGGTCAGGTCATTTTTGGAGGACTGGAAGTGGGTCGCCTAATGATTGGACCTCCACCTTCTCATCATTcttcacaacagcagcagcagcaacatccacaacaacaactgagtcaacatcaacaacaacaactgagtcagcatcaacaacaacaactgagtcaacatcaacaacaacaactgagtcaacatcaacaacaactgagtcagcatcaacaacaacaactgagtcaacatcaacaacaacaactgagtcaacatcaacaacaacaactgagtcaacatcaacaacaacaattgagtcaacatcaacaacaacaattgagtcaacaacaacaacaacagcagcaacagcagcaacaactactacaacaccaccaacaacaaattcagcaccaccaacagcagcttcagcagcaacagcaaatcCAACAGCAGCAGATGCTCCAGCACCAACActtacaacagcagcagcagcttcagcagcaacTCCAAcacattcagcagcagcagcatcagcagcagcttcagcagcacatgcacatacagcaacagcaacaactgcaacagcagcatcagcagatccagcagcagctacagcagcagcaacaaatgCACCATCAACTGCagtctcagcagcagcagatgcaacagcagcagcatcaccatcaactccagcagcagcttcaaatTCAAATCCCCGTTTCCTCCATGTCATCATCACCTTCGGGCGCCGCTCTGCACCAGCTACAGACAGGGGCGCTTCAAATCCAGATTCCTCACTCGCCTGCTGATTTAATGGTTGAACGAGCAGCGGGGGCTGAACACGAACACTTACTTAAAATCAAAACCACTCGGTCGACTCCGCAGCTGGCTGAGGGTGATACAGTGGTGTTTAGTGCCCCTCTAGAGCTCAGTAAGATGAACCCTCCACCCCCCTACCCAGGAAcagtggctgctgctgtggcagCTGCCGcggccgctgccgccgccgcctctGCATCTGCTTCCTCCGCAGCTTCCACCAGTGCTGCATCTGGAACAGGAGTCGGCACCAATGGGACTCCTCCTCCCGGTGACCTTTGTCTGAAGAAGGGAGAGTTTCCGCTTTATTCTTCAGGTCAGCAACAAGCGCAGTACCCCACGCCGCTGGGCTACGAGAGGATAACTACATTTGATAGCAGCGGGAACGTGGAAGAAGTATGTCGTCCTCGGACACGCCTTGTTTGCAATCAGAATGTCTACACCCTCCAGGGACCTGGCAGCTCTGCCACTCTCAGGGtcacctcctcttcatcctcatccgCAGCTGACAAGAAGATCCAGCTGCCCTACACCTCAGCTACTCTCAACAGACTCACCGCACCTCGCTATTCCATACCCAGTGGAGACCCGCCTCCGTACCCCGACTCGGCCAATCAGAGCAGCACTGTTGGCAGGAACCCTGGACAGAGGATCGACAGCAGTCTGATCCACGCCACCCTCAGGAGGAACAGCCGAGAGGCTGCGCTTAAAGTTTCCCAAATGCTGGAACCACCTAGACCACTGCCTCCCAAGGCCAAAAACAGTAGTGCACTAGCAGCCTCATTCCAGCAGAGGGTGCCAACAGCCTTATACACCTGCAGTCAATGCAGCAGTGGATCCAGTGTTGGAGGCACTGCCCCAGGGAGCGCAAACGGAATAGCAGGAGGAACTATTATCAGACAGGATTTTCCTCCAGGGAACGGGGCACCACACAGCACAGTTATTGTTCACTCAAACAGCGCTACTCCTCTGGCCTCCCAGTCCTCTTACAATCTAATGAGTTCGCTTGAAGGATCAGGGAATGCAGGGGGAGCGGGAAGTAACCGAGACAGGGCAGATTACGTTAATTCAGCATTTACTGAGGATGAAACACTGAACCAGTCACTTAGACATCTGGCGCTAGGAGGAAATGATGCATCAGGACTGGTAGTCAAACGCCCGCCTCCCTATCAGTGGGACCCAGCTGCCA containing:
- the tulp4a gene encoding tubby-related protein 4a isoform X1; its protein translation is MFAAVEHGPVLCSDSNILCLSWKGRVPKSEKEKPVCRKRYYEEGWLATGNGRGVVGVTFTSSHCRRDRPTPQRVNFNLRGHNSEVVLVRWNEPFQKLATCDTDGGIFVWIQYEGRWSVELVNDRGAQVSDFTWSHDGTQALISYRDGFVLVGSVSGQRHWSSEINLESQITCGIWTPDDQQVLFGTADGQVIVMDCHGRMLAHILLHESDGIVSMSWNYPSFLVEDSSESDTDSDDYSPPQVHSQKPLLTVSFTSGDISLMNNYDDLSPTLIRTGLKDVVVQWCSQGDLLAVAGMERTLLSPDTSCPPLIRNAIVKFYNVRGEHIYTLDTPAQRPITTLCWGHRDSRLFLASGPALYVVRVDHRVATLQLLCQQGIATAVKEEKDVAKLTMPSRLCSYVTAAFVPTIKPPIPDPNNMRDFVSYPTSGNERLHCTMKRTEDNPEVGGPCYTLYLEYLGGLVPILKGRRISKLRPEFVIMDPKTDGKTDEIYGNSLISAMIDSCNCSDSSDIELSDDWVGKKSPKISRGSKSPKLPRDLVCPFTNRINIDPRKSPKLSRATQEISRSPRLPIRKPSIGSPSLTRREFPLDDITQQNYLAQVTSNIWGTKFKIVGLATFLPTNLGAVIYKTSLLHLQPRQMTIYLPEVRKISMDYINLPVFSPNVFSEDEDDLPVTGPAGSADDNPPCTVNIPIAPIHSPAQAMSPAQSIGLVQSLLANQNVQLDVLTNPTASPAGAAASGSDQNQDNILTTQYTVPTRYSSPGQVIFGGLEVGRLMIGPPPSHHSSQQQQQQHPQQQLSQHQQQQLSQHQQQQLSQHQQQQLSQHQQQLSQHQQQQLSQHQQQQLSQHQQQQLSQHQQQQLSQHQQQQLSQQQQQQQQQQQQLLQHHQQQIQHHQQQLQQQQQIQQQQMLQHQHLQQQQQLQQQLQHIQQQQHQQQLQQHMHIQQQQQLQQQHQQIQQQLQQQQQMHHQLQSQQQQMQQQQHHHQLQQQLQIQIPVSSMSSSPSGAALHQLQTGALQIQIPHSPADLMVERAAGAEHEHLLKIKTTRSTPQLAEGDTVVFSAPLELSKMNPPPPYPGTVAAAVAAAAAAAAAASASASSAASTSAASGTGVGTNGTPPPGDLCLKKGEFPLYSSGQQQAQYPTPLGYERITTFDSSGNVEEVCRPRTRLVCNQNVYTLQGPGSSATLRVTSSSSSSAADKKIQLPYTSATLNRLTAPRYSIPSGDPPPYPDSANQSSTVGRNPGQRIDSSLIHATLRRNSREAALKVSQMLEPPRPLPPKAKNSSALAASFQQRVPTALYTCSQCSSGSSVGGTAPGSANGIAGGTIIRQDFPPGNGAPHSTVIVHSNSATPLASQSSYNLMSSLEGSGNAGGAGSNRDRADYVNSAFTEDETLNQSLRHLALGGNDASGLVVKRPPPYQWDPAATEEVWVPQERTATLNSTGPTGPHKPPPLILSPAQHLDVTRLPFVLSPKSPTSPSAASFQAAAAATSYQISLQYPPTTAYSGAQLQPIPGSPRPCSSPKEMVAPVPFSQQDATLVLPPGYPANLANLACCPLPPMYPGGSSCAALPIPPIALHTPWGTYNSCPPMPSPAVPLPPKASHMTGDKNVLSPPPPPPPPPPPPPPAELQSHGGLQEAVAEAGEGFQEVLSLTESPVPQRSEKFSKKNRKRVDGRTEEANVPPLAEGNKSKKEGRALGDFNSLISSPRLGGRDKKKLKGQKEQQLKAKKLSKATANSEFQDSSESEPELFISGDELLNQCQSSKKGWKSKRNLRAASELDEIKCRKANEKEDRGLGSQGFVYVMANKQPLWNEATQVYQLDFGGRVTQESAKNFQIELEGRQVMQFGRIDGNAYILDFQYPFSAVQAFAVALANVTQRLK
- the tulp4a gene encoding tubby-related protein 4a isoform X2 produces the protein MFAAVEHGPVLCSDSNILCLSWKGRVPKSEKEKPVCRKRYYEEGWLATGNGRGVVGVTFTSSHCRRDRPTPQRVNFNLRGHNSEVVLVRWNEPFQKLATCDTDGGIFVWIQYEGRWSVELVNDRGAQVSDFTWSHDGTQALISYRDGFVLVGSVSGQRHWSSEINLESQITCGIWTPDDQQVLFGTADGQVIVMDCHGRMLAHILLHESDGIVSMSWNYPSFLVEDSSESDTDSDDYSPPQVHSQKPLLTVSFTSGDISLMNNYDDLSPTLIRTGLKDVVVQWCSQGDLLAVAGMERTLLSPDTSCPPLIRNAIVKFYNVRGEHIYTLDTPAQRPITTLCWGHRDSRLFLASGPALYVVRVDHRVATLQLLCQQGIATAVKEEKDVAKLTMPSRLCSYVTAAFVPTIKPPIPDPNNMRDFVSYPTSGNERLHCTMKRTEDNPEVGGPCYTLYLEYLGGLVPILKGRRISKLRPEFVIMDPKTDGKTDEIYGNSLISAMIDSCNCSDSSDIELSDDWVGKKSPKISRGSKSPKLPRINIDPRKSPKLSRATQEISRSPRLPIRKPSIGSPSLTRREFPLDDITQQNYLAQVTSNIWGTKFKIVGLATFLPTNLGAVIYKTSLLHLQPRQMTIYLPEVRKISMDYINLPVFSPNVFSEDEDDLPVTGPAGSADDNPPCTVNIPIAPIHSPAQAMSPAQSIGLVQSLLANQNVQLDVLTNPTASPAGAAASGSDQNQDNILTTQYTVPTRYSSPGQVIFGGLEVGRLMIGPPPSHHSSQQQQQQHPQQQLSQHQQQQLSQHQQQQLSQHQQQQLSQHQQQLSQHQQQQLSQHQQQQLSQHQQQQLSQHQQQQLSQHQQQQLSQQQQQQQQQQQQLLQHHQQQIQHHQQQLQQQQQIQQQQMLQHQHLQQQQQLQQQLQHIQQQQHQQQLQQHMHIQQQQQLQQQHQQIQQQLQQQQQMHHQLQSQQQQMQQQQHHHQLQQQLQIQIPVSSMSSSPSGAALHQLQTGALQIQIPHSPADLMVERAAGAEHEHLLKIKTTRSTPQLAEGDTVVFSAPLELSKMNPPPPYPGTVAAAVAAAAAAAAAASASASSAASTSAASGTGVGTNGTPPPGDLCLKKGEFPLYSSGQQQAQYPTPLGYERITTFDSSGNVEEVCRPRTRLVCNQNVYTLQGPGSSATLRVTSSSSSSAADKKIQLPYTSATLNRLTAPRYSIPSGDPPPYPDSANQSSTVGRNPGQRIDSSLIHATLRRNSREAALKVSQMLEPPRPLPPKAKNSSALAASFQQRVPTALYTCSQCSSGSSVGGTAPGSANGIAGGTIIRQDFPPGNGAPHSTVIVHSNSATPLASQSSYNLMSSLEGSGNAGGAGSNRDRADYVNSAFTEDETLNQSLRHLALGGNDASGLVVKRPPPYQWDPAATEEVWVPQERTATLNSTGPTGPHKPPPLILSPAQHLDVTRLPFVLSPKSPTSPSAASFQAAAAATSYQISLQYPPTTAYSGAQLQPIPGSPRPCSSPKEMVAPVPFSQQDATLVLPPGYPANLANLACCPLPPMYPGGSSCAALPIPPIALHTPWGTYNSCPPMPSPAVPLPPKASHMTGDKNVLSPPPPPPPPPPPPPPAELQSHGGLQEAVAEAGEGFQEVLSLTESPVPQRSEKFSKKNRKRVDGRTEEANVPPLAEGNKSKKEGRALGDFNSLISSPRLGGRDKKKLKGQKEQQLKAKKLSKATANSEFQDSSESEPELFISGDELLNQCQSSKKGWKSKRNLRAASELDEIKCRKANEKEDRGLGSQGFVYVMANKQPLWNEATQVYQLDFGGRVTQESAKNFQIELEGRQVMQFGRIDGNAYILDFQYPFSAVQAFAVALANVTQRLK